In Anaerolineales bacterium, a single genomic region encodes these proteins:
- a CDS encoding rhomboid family intramembrane serine protease, whose product MHPSGYSAPPPMRPPSVAGVRTVFTYGILAVTILVFVGQWGFGAAFTVYGLKINQLIRQGEYWRFVTPIFFHADPMHLFFNMYALYNIGTQIERLLGRVRFLMIYFFSGIAGVAASFLFNPAPSLGASGAIFGLIGALAVFLYRNTKILGPVGRSMLTNVLVVIGMNLAISFHPQIDLWGHLGGLLAGAGLTWVLGQRLTLDFDLYTGSPVVVDRNPLSRRLPAAFIILALGFLAALWLLVR is encoded by the coding sequence ATGCATCCTTCGGGCTATTCCGCCCCCCCGCCGATGCGGCCGCCGTCCGTGGCCGGAGTGCGCACGGTTTTTACCTATGGGATCCTGGCGGTCACGATTCTGGTTTTTGTCGGACAATGGGGATTCGGGGCAGCCTTTACCGTGTACGGATTGAAAATCAACCAATTAATCCGTCAAGGGGAGTATTGGCGTTTCGTCACGCCGATTTTTTTCCATGCCGACCCCATGCACCTTTTCTTCAACATGTACGCGCTCTACAACATTGGAACTCAAATCGAACGCCTGCTTGGGCGAGTACGCTTCTTGATGATCTATTTCTTCTCCGGCATCGCCGGGGTTGCCGCGAGCTTCCTTTTCAACCCGGCACCCTCGCTGGGCGCCTCGGGCGCGATCTTTGGCCTGATCGGCGCCTTGGCGGTGTTTTTATACCGCAACACCAAAATCCTCGGGCCCGTCGGCCGGTCGATGCTGACCAACGTCCTGGTGGTTATCGGGATGAACTTGGCAATCAGCTTTCATCCGCAAATCGACCTCTGGGGACACCTCGGCGGCTTGCTCGCCGGTGCGGGCTTGACCTGGGTGTTGGGACAGCGCCTGACGCTGGATTTCGACCTGTACACCGGATCGCCGGTTGTGGTGGATCGCAATCCGCTCTCCCGCCGCCTGCCTGCGGCTTTCATCATCCTTGCGCTCGGTTTTCTGGCCGCCCTATGGCTGCTTGTCCGTTGA